One Synechococcus elongatus PCC 11801 genomic window carries:
- a CDS encoding Rho termination factor N-terminal domain-containing protein codes for MDNTAKIFRFTAGLFQLLFLLACAAISEYAPIVGRHLGRWAGRTIVAGRCARAWYEANARETVESIAALAMFSIRAFIAAQLGTHCPRIRAWITPYNFTAYAEGIDGVLPSTTLSELTIRQLKAIARDAGIRSYGSMTKFALITALAT; via the coding sequence ATGGATAACACTGCCAAGATCTTCCGCTTCACTGCAGGACTATTTCAACTTTTGTTCTTGCTGGCTTGTGCTGCGATCTCTGAATATGCGCCCATAGTGGGTCGTCATCTGGGACGTTGGGCAGGTCGTACCATCGTTGCTGGTCGCTGTGCTCGTGCTTGGTATGAAGCGAATGCTCGCGAAACGGTGGAGTCAATTGCGGCTCTCGCTATGTTCTCTATCCGTGCTTTTATCGCTGCACAGCTGGGAACTCACTGTCCCCGTATTCGGGCATGGATCACTCCCTACAACTTCACGGCTTATGCTGAAGGGATCGATGGTGTGTTGCCCAGCACTACTCTCTCTGAACTAACGATTCGACAGTTGAAAGCGATCGCTCGGGATGCCGGTATCCGTAGCTATGGCTCGATGACTAAATTTGCTTTGATTACTGCTTTAGCTACCTAA
- a CDS encoding plasmid replication protein, CyRepA1 family has translation MVFSIPVSGDLQTQIQQEFCQSSAIAFSLFQRAIAVVPDVEIDPLSHEVISTPIADALGWSFTRFGQQARVNQTAAVFVQESNEVWQLKVFGGDSGKRTGSYWAPKGIGNRAYLPPVDKKTQRELIGEYIRGLFWDWIEAHPEVPLVITEGGKKSLSAISAGSVAIALYGCDCGNSPDLTRFLVQGRPIFIAFDQDAAAKTQARVNRGIARLARRAIAAGCSVRIAQWDPKLGKGLDDVIAAHGAEQWHQILAAAPSFEEWQHHRIERAIFQRLRFPLGKYQPALKVSEADLSQAIALDAIPQTGIVALLSGKGTGKTKLLTRLVTGLERVLAPGHRESLQRGLGRRLGLDYLHDTDRAEGKKIGAEGEPTYRLSLCWDSLLAINLKDYPAGSYDLVIDEADQGFRHLINGGTCGKRGMRPGLIAKAETLIRGARRVLLASADLTALELDYVVSLRNEQPWILQNDYREDGYCCLLVTDQPRQAGSRRWARSVVLAQLIEAIQRGDRLWIAVDTLKASKALYQMAIALGVPEKKILRFDGETSSDPDQRQFSDSPHPWIQKYQPQIIIASPSLTSGVSIEIDYFNGVFGFFEGQSIAPWDADQALSRVRQPVPRIVFAVAHGKSQGISSAQNALTYQADLYRRTELLSHFSSDQSLLQKVDFHSPAARYHASSAAEHNAAMACFGLSIHQRLKLAGNFVASEEQIDFDSQSLQAAHDLWRQSLALVRQADAEAIARAEAIEDETAISLRQKRVLTLSDRQKLSRYDLCQFYGIAPEKLQVEDVLRDSDGRKRRQVKALELLIWDKLARHKDKLKIERLSQWQKPIPAHDLPSAQLLARGADILGVRELLVFLIQTTESEKGWTKETPEITAFAERCLAQTREVKLCLNLTIRPSMQPTAIVGMVLQHFGLKTVMRRDGDKLRTRYYRLDLASLQELKTLLQTRVKQYVEEGFSLRPHPLTKTLLEGVDTESQLASSRPALFMVSALDPLETES, from the coding sequence CTTCAAACCCAGATCCAGCAAGAGTTCTGCCAGTCCAGCGCGATCGCTTTTAGCCTGTTCCAGCGGGCGATCGCCGTTGTGCCAGATGTTGAAATTGACCCTCTGTCTCATGAGGTCATCAGCACCCCGATCGCAGATGCCTTGGGCTGGAGCTTCACTCGTTTTGGTCAGCAAGCCCGAGTCAACCAGACGGCTGCAGTTTTTGTACAGGAATCAAACGAGGTCTGGCAGCTCAAGGTCTTTGGCGGAGATTCGGGCAAGCGAACCGGCTCTTACTGGGCTCCTAAAGGGATTGGCAACCGTGCCTATCTCCCGCCCGTTGATAAGAAGACCCAGCGTGAGCTCATCGGTGAGTACATCCGAGGCTTGTTCTGGGACTGGATTGAAGCCCATCCCGAAGTGCCACTGGTTATTACAGAGGGCGGAAAGAAATCGCTCTCAGCCATATCTGCTGGTTCAGTAGCGATCGCTCTCTATGGCTGCGACTGCGGTAACAGTCCAGATCTGACTCGCTTCCTAGTCCAAGGTCGCCCGATCTTCATCGCCTTCGACCAAGATGCTGCAGCTAAAACCCAAGCACGGGTCAATCGTGGCATTGCGCGGCTAGCACGACGGGCGATCGCGGCAGGGTGCTCAGTCCGGATTGCTCAGTGGGATCCCAAGTTAGGCAAAGGTCTAGATGATGTCATTGCAGCTCATGGGGCTGAGCAGTGGCATCAGATTCTGGCGGCAGCGCCTTCCTTTGAAGAGTGGCAACACCACCGGATAGAGCGGGCAATCTTCCAACGGTTACGCTTCCCACTCGGCAAATATCAGCCTGCTCTCAAAGTTTCAGAGGCAGATCTATCCCAAGCGATCGCCCTTGATGCGATTCCTCAGACCGGCATTGTGGCACTGCTATCGGGCAAAGGCACGGGCAAAACAAAGCTTCTGACCCGACTGGTCACAGGCTTAGAGCGAGTTCTTGCTCCTGGCCATCGTGAGAGTTTGCAGCGAGGGTTGGGACGCAGACTGGGCTTGGATTACCTGCACGATACGGATCGGGCTGAAGGGAAAAAGATTGGGGCTGAGGGTGAACCCACCTATCGCCTGAGCCTGTGCTGGGATTCATTACTGGCGATCAACCTCAAGGACTATCCAGCGGGCAGCTATGACCTCGTCATCGATGAAGCGGATCAAGGTTTCCGACACCTGATTAACGGTGGGACCTGTGGCAAGAGAGGAATGCGCCCAGGACTGATTGCCAAAGCCGAAACACTGATTCGGGGTGCCCGACGAGTCTTGCTGGCCAGTGCAGATTTAACAGCATTAGAGCTGGACTACGTTGTCTCACTGCGCAATGAGCAACCGTGGATCCTCCAGAACGACTATCGGGAAGATGGTTACTGCTGCTTGCTTGTGACTGATCAACCCAGACAAGCTGGTTCTCGTCGATGGGCTAGGTCAGTCGTCCTCGCTCAATTGATTGAAGCGATTCAGCGCGGCGATCGGCTTTGGATTGCAGTGGACACGCTCAAGGCGAGTAAAGCCCTCTATCAGATGGCGATCGCTCTGGGGGTACCCGAGAAGAAGATTCTGCGCTTCGACGGCGAAACCTCCAGCGATCCAGATCAGCGGCAATTCTCTGATTCGCCTCATCCGTGGATCCAGAAATACCAGCCACAGATCATCATCGCTAGTCCTTCGCTGACTTCCGGCGTATCGATTGAGATCGATTACTTCAACGGTGTCTTTGGATTCTTTGAAGGACAAAGCATTGCTCCATGGGATGCAGATCAAGCACTCTCCCGTGTCCGCCAGCCCGTACCTCGCATTGTCTTTGCAGTTGCCCATGGCAAGAGTCAGGGTATTTCATCTGCCCAGAACGCACTGACCTATCAGGCTGACCTCTATCGGCGTACAGAGTTGCTATCCCACTTTTCCAGCGATCAGTCGCTACTGCAGAAGGTGGACTTCCATTCCCCTGCTGCTCGGTATCACGCAAGCAGTGCAGCTGAACACAATGCGGCGATGGCTTGTTTTGGCCTGTCCATACATCAGCGATTGAAACTAGCCGGAAACTTTGTTGCCAGCGAAGAACAGATTGACTTTGACTCACAGTCCCTGCAGGCTGCCCATGACCTCTGGAGACAATCTCTTGCCCTTGTTCGTCAAGCTGATGCAGAAGCGATCGCCCGTGCTGAAGCCATCGAAGATGAGACTGCTATCTCTCTGCGTCAAAAGCGGGTTCTCACCCTCAGCGATCGCCAGAAGCTCAGTCGCTATGACCTCTGCCAGTTTTACGGCATCGCACCTGAGAAACTTCAAGTCGAGGATGTCCTGCGTGACAGTGATGGACGGAAGCGCCGTCAAGTGAAGGCCCTAGAGCTATTGATCTGGGACAAGCTGGCTCGACACAAGGACAAGCTCAAGATCGAGCGGCTTTCCCAGTGGCAGAAACCTATCCCTGCCCATGACTTGCCTAGTGCACAGCTACTTGCTAGGGGTGCAGATATTCTCGGCGTACGTGAGCTACTGGTTTTCCTGATTCAGACCACGGAATCAGAAAAGGGCTGGACAAAGGAGACTCCTGAAATCACAGCTTTTGCGGAACGTTGTCTCGCTCAGACCCGAGAGGTCAAGCTCTGCCTCAATCTGACGATTCGCCCCAGCATGCAACCCACCGCGATCGTCGGTATGGTGCTCCAGCACTTTGGGTTGAAGACTGTGATGAGGCGAGATGGAGACAAGCTCAGAACACGCTACTACCGACTTGATCTGGCTAGCCTCCAAGAGCTCAAAACCCTGCTGCAGACAAGGGTGAAGCAGTATGTCGAAGAGGGATTCTCACTCCGACCACACCCCTTAACTAAGACTCTTTTAGAGGGTGTGGACACAGAGAGCCAATTGGCTTCTTCGAGACCTGCTTTGTTCATGGTTTCAGCCCTTGATCCACTTGAAACAGAATCCTAA
- a CDS encoding ATP-binding protein, protein MPDEKQESKNRLTIDFSPYLQEPKYTLSDVILNKSALSQVEDIIAELKYQDLIYQEWGMADKHKLDKALSINFAGPPGTGKTLTAEALAHTLGLKIVDIPYQLLESKFVGETPKNIAKAFEFATENKAVLFFDEADSFLGKRLENVTQSSDTAVNLTRSVMLKQLSEYEGVVVFATNIIHNYDPAFLSRIRWKIQFELPDEVARVKVWQIQFPRKLPLDDSVNFEELAKKFDHVSGRDIKNAVFQAVVSAARENKPKELKCVTQSHLIDSMTRVVEANRAVAKFKLSPVEGSVQIPEVEEKEIIAAELS, encoded by the coding sequence GTGCCAGATGAAAAACAAGAAAGCAAAAATCGCCTTACAATAGACTTTAGTCCATATCTTCAAGAACCTAAATATACACTTTCAGACGTTATTCTGAACAAATCTGCTCTTTCTCAAGTAGAAGATATTATTGCAGAGCTAAAATACCAGGATCTCATTTATCAAGAATGGGGTATGGCAGATAAGCACAAACTTGATAAAGCACTTTCTATAAACTTTGCAGGTCCACCTGGGACAGGAAAAACATTGACTGCTGAGGCTTTAGCACATACATTAGGGCTAAAAATAGTAGATATTCCATATCAATTGCTTGAATCAAAATTTGTAGGTGAAACTCCTAAAAATATAGCTAAGGCTTTTGAGTTTGCAACAGAGAATAAAGCAGTTCTTTTCTTTGATGAAGCTGACTCTTTTTTAGGAAAAAGGCTAGAAAATGTCACTCAATCATCGGATACTGCTGTCAACTTAACTCGTAGCGTAATGCTTAAACAGCTTTCTGAGTATGAGGGGGTTGTTGTTTTTGCGACTAATATAATACACAACTACGATCCTGCTTTTCTAAGTAGGATAAGATGGAAAATTCAGTTTGAATTACCAGACGAAGTAGCAAGAGTTAAGGTCTGGCAGATTCAGTTCCCTCGTAAACTTCCTCTTGATGACTCAGTTAATTTTGAAGAGCTAGCAAAGAAGTTTGATCACGTATCAGGTAGGGATATAAAAAATGCTGTCTTCCAAGCTGTTGTTTCTGCAGCAAGAGAAAATAAACCAAAAGAGCTTAAGTGCGTAACTCAATCTCATCTAATCGATTCAATGACTCGAGTTGTAGAAGCAAATAGAGCTGTAGCTAAGTTTAAGTTAAGTCCTGTAGAAGGAAGTGTACAAATACCTGAAGTAGAAGAGAAAGAAATTATTGCTGCTGAGCTTTCATAG